The following nucleotide sequence is from Synechococcus sp. CBW1004.
ATGTCAATGACGCCGGCGGCGACGCCCACACCGCCGCGCACCTGCTGGCGTTCGATTCGGTGCACGGCCGCTGGCAGCAGGCAGTCCAAGGCAACACGGGGGTTGCCGGGCAACAGCCGTGCTTCTTCGTGGGCAGTCAGCCCGTCTCGTACACCCAGGAGAAGGACCCCACCGCCGTGCCCTGGCGGGAAGCGGGCGTGGAGCTGGTGCTCGAATGCAGCGGCAGGATCAAGACCCCGGAAACGCTGCAGCCCTACTTCGATGCGGTGGGCCTCAGACGCGTGGTGGTGGCCTGCCCCGTCAAGGGCGAAATCGCCGGAGCCGAGGCACTGAACATCGTCTTCGGGATCAACCATCACCTCTACAACCCCGAGCAACATCGGCTGATCACCGCCGCCTCCTGCACCACCAACTGCCTGGCACCGGTGGTGAAGGTAGTGCACGAATCCTTCGGCATCCGCCACGGAACGATCACCACCCTGCATGACGTCACCAATACCCAGGTGGTGGTCGATGGCTTCAAGAGCGACCTGCGCCGATCCCGCTCCTGCCTGCAGAGCCTGATCCCCACCACCACGGGTTCGGCCAAGGCGATCGGCCTGATCTTTCCCGAATTGCAGGGCAAGCTCAACGGTCACGCCGTGCGCGTGCCGCTGCTCAACGCCTCACTCACCGACGCGGTGTTCGAGCTGGAGCGCAGCGTCACCGTGGAGGAGGTGAACGGTGCCTTTGAAGCCGCCGCCACTGGCCCCCTGCACGGCATCCTCGGCTATGAAACCCGGCCGCTGGTGTCGGTGGATTACGTCAACGACAGCCGCAGTTCGATCATCGATGCGCTCTCGACGATGGTGGTGAACGGCACCCAGCTCAAGGTCTACGCCTGGTACGACAACGAGTGGGGCTACAGCTGCCGCATGGCCGATCTGGTGAGCCACGTGGCCCTGCTGGATGCGCGCTGAGGTGCAGCCATGAGCAGCGATCAACCTCCCGCCTCGATCGAAGCCATGCACAAGCCAGGTCGGGCGCTCTCGGCCCTGCAGCAGTATGCGATCGTCACCGCCAACTACTGGGCCTTCACGCTCACCGATGGCGCCCTGCGCATGCTCGTGGTGTTCCACTTCCACGCGCTTGGCTACAGCACGCTGGAGATCGCCTTCCTGTTTCTCTTCTACGAGTTCTTCGGCATCATCACCAACCTCTACGGCGGCTGGCTGGGGGCCCGTTTCGGTCTGCGCCTGACCCTCTGGAGCGGCAC
It contains:
- a CDS encoding ArsJ-associated glyceraldehyde-3-phosphate dehydrogenase, whose translation is MRVGINGFGRIGRLVFRALWGRPGIELVHVNDAGGDAHTAAHLLAFDSVHGRWQQAVQGNTGVAGQQPCFFVGSQPVSYTQEKDPTAVPWREAGVELVLECSGRIKTPETLQPYFDAVGLRRVVVACPVKGEIAGAEALNIVFGINHHLYNPEQHRLITAASCTTNCLAPVVKVVHESFGIRHGTITTLHDVTNTQVVVDGFKSDLRRSRSCLQSLIPTTTGSAKAIGLIFPELQGKLNGHAVRVPLLNASLTDAVFELERSVTVEEVNGAFEAAATGPLHGILGYETRPLVSVDYVNDSRSSIIDALSTMVVNGTQLKVYAWYDNEWGYSCRMADLVSHVALLDAR